GGCAACAACCTGCTCAACATCGGCATGTACGAGGCCGCCGAGCAGGCCATGCGCGAGGTGGGCGTGGACCTGGGCGCGCTCGTGGAGATGGAGCCGGACGCGGGGCTCGGCAACGGCGGCCTCGGGCGGCTCGCCGCGTGCTTCCTCGACTCGCTCGCCACGCTGGGCTACCCCGGCATGGGCTACGGCATCCGCTACGAGTTCGGCATCTTCACCCAGGACATCATCGACGGCTACCAGGTGGAGCGCGCCGACGAGTGGCTGAAGTTCGGCAACCCGTGGGAGATCGTCCGGCCGGAGAAGGCGGTGCCGGTGCGCTTCTATGGGCACGTGGAGCACTTCCACGGCACGGACGGCAAGCCCGTGGCGCGCTGGGTGGGCGGCAAGACGGTCATCGGCGTGCCCTACGACACGCCCATCGCCGGCTACGGCAACAACACCGTCAACACCCTGCGGCTGTGGCAGGCGCGCGCCAGCGAGGAGTTCGACCTCAAGCTCTTCAACGCCGGTGACTACGAGCGCTCGGTGGTGGAGAAGAACGACTCGGAAGTCATCTCCAAGGTGCTCTACCCCAACGATGCCTTCCAGGCCGGCAAGGAGCTGCGCCTCAAGCAGCAGTACTTCTTCGTCGCCTGCTCCATCGCGGACATCGTCCGGCGCTACCTCAAGAACCACTCGGACTTCCGCGACTTCCCCAAGAAGGTCGCCATCCAGCTCAACGACACCCACCCGGCCATCGGCGTGGCCGAGCTGATGCGCGTGCTCGTGGACGAGAAGCGCCTGGGCTGGGAAGAGGCCGCCGCCATCACCCAGGCCACCTTCGGCTACACCAACCACACGCTCCTGGCCGAGGCCATGGAGAAGTGGCCGGCCTCGCTCTTCGAGCGCCTGCTGCCACGCCACCTGGAAATCATCTACGAAATCAACCAGCGATTCCTGCGCCAGGTGCAGATCCGCTACCCCTTCGACACCGAGCGCATCCGCCGCATGAGCCTCGTGGAGGAAGGCGCGGAGAAGAAGATCCGCATGGCGCACCTGGCGGTGGTGGGCAGCCACAGCATCAACGGCGTGGCGGAGCTGCACACCAACCTCTTGCGGCGTGACGTGCTGCCCGAGTTCGCGGAGATGTTCCCCGAGCGCTTCAACAACAAGACCAACGGCGTGACGCCGCGCCGCTGGATGCTGTGGAGCAACCCCCGGCTGGCCAGACTCATCACCAGCCGCATCGGGGAGGGCTGGGTCACGGACCTGGATCAGCTGCGCAAGCTCGAGCCGCTCGCCGACGACGCGGCGTTCCGCCAGGCCTTCGCCGAGGTGAAGCGGCAGAACAAGGTGGACCTGTCGCGCCACCTCCAGGGGCTGTGCGGGGTGGACCTCAACCCGGACGCCATCTTCGACGTGCAGATCAAGCGTCTGCACGAGTACAAGCGGCAGCTGCTCGACGCGGTGCACATCGTGTCGCTGTGGATGAAGGCGCGGCGCGACCCGAGCACCATCATCGCCCCGCGCGTGTTCCTCTTCGGCGCCAAGGCGGCCCCGGGCTACGTGCAGGCCAAGCTCATCATCCGCCTCATCAACGGCATCGCCGAGGTGGTCAACAGCGACGCGGGCACCACGGGCCTGCAGGTGCTGTTCATCCCCAACTACCGGGTGAGCCTCGCCGAGCGCATCATCCCGGCGGCGGACGTGTCCGAGCAGATCTCCACCGCGGGCTGGGAGGCGTCGGGCACGGGCAACATGAAGTTCATGCTCAACGGCGCGCTCACCCTGGGCACGCTGGACGGCGCGAACGTGGAGATCCGCCAGGCGGTGGGCGACGACAACTTCTTCCTCTTCGGCCTCACCGCCGACGAGGTGATCGCCCGCAAGCGCGCCGGCTACCGGCCCCGGGAAGAGTACGAGCGCAACGTGGAGCTGCGCGAGGCGCTGGATCTCATCGGCTCGGGCTTCTTCTCGCCGGAGGACAAGAACCTCTTCCGGCCACTGGTGGATAGCCTGCTCGAGGAGGACCGCTACCTCGTGCTGGCCGACTTCGCCTCGTACGCGGCCAGGCAGCAGGAAGTGGCGCGCGCCTACAAGGACACCGAGCGCTGGACGCGCATGGCCATCCACAACGTGGCGCACGGCGGCATCTTCTCCTCGGACCGCACCATCAAGCAGTACGCCGAGGAGATCTGGCAGGTGAAGCGCATCGACGTGAAGCCCTGAGCTGACGGGTAACGGGAGGCCGCGGGGCCAGGCGCACCGCGGACTCCCGGAACGGGCCCGAGGAACTCAGCTCGCCTGGCGGATGCGCGGGCCGAAGCGAGGGCGGAAGCGCTCGGCCGAGGCGAGGAGCCCCTCACCCACCAGCCGACCCGCCACGTAGCGCAAGGCCGCGTCCATGTCGGGCACGGTGGCGCACGGCACGGGCATCGGCTTGAGGTAGGTGAGCAGGCTCCTCGACAGGCGCATATGCGCCGAGGTCATGATCGAGGCGAGTCCGAGGAGCTGCTGGCCCAGCCGGGCCTCGTTGCGGTGGATCCACTCCGCATGCATGTAGCGCTGGGTCACCGTGAGCATGGAGCACAGGCTCACGTCCATCACACAGACGTAGCGCTCGCCCCGGTCCAGATAGCTGTCCATCCGCTCGAGGAAGTGCGCGTACTGCGCGTCCGACACGTTCCCGCTCATGCGGACCGAGAGCAACGGCCACGACGAATCGTCGAAAGTAATGACAGCGAACATGCATCCCCCCGATGCGGACATCTCGGAGTCGAGGAGGGGGGAAGGGGTCAGGCGAGGCCTGGCTCCCAGCGTTCGGGTATCGACGCTCCCCCCCAGGAAGCTCCGTGGCGCGGCACTCTAGCAGAAGAGAGGCGGCGCGTCATCCCGGGCTCGTGAAAAACCAGGAAAAGGCCGCTCCGGAGTGACCGGAGCGGCCTGGATCACGGATGGGACGAGCGCCTACGGAGACTCGGGAGCGCTCGAGGAGTTCTGCGGATTACGCGTGGCGCGCACCACGAAGTCCGCCACGTTGTTGCCGCTGTCATACCCATTGCCACGCAACGCGTCGCTGCCTCCGGACATCGTGTCAGCGGTCGAAGAGGACACCGCCTTGCGCTCGTAACTGCTACCCGCCACGGTGTTGGCAATGGCTGGAGCCGCGGTGCCTTCGGGATCAAGGGCCGCTCCCGTACCCCAGGCCAGCTTGTCCACCACGTTGCCACTCGCGTCGAGGATCCGCAGCGAAGCGCCTCCATGCGCGGTGAGGGCGGTATAGGTCGCATCGGGCGTCGGACCGATGAACGAGGTCTTCTGGGCAACCAGATAGAACCCCTTCGCCGGGATGCTCCCCGTGGTGAACGTCAGCCCCTGCAGGTCGTTGAAGCTGGAACCCGCGGACGCCGACTTGTACTGGATCTTCCACCCCGTGATCGGAACGGCGACGTTCGTCGGATTGTAGAGTTCGATGAATTCGTCGTCGTGATTGACGGTCGTGCTCCCCGCGACGAAGTTCTTCGAGGCGAACTCGCTGATGACCACGTGGTCGGCGCTCGGCGCCTCGGTGATCGTCACCGTGCCGAAGACGCCGTTGGTCGGATCCGAGATGTCGCTCTGGCCGCAGTAGACGGGGGCCGACAGCGCGCCGGTGACCGGGTCCTTGAAGGAATAGCGGAAGCCATACTTGTACGAGCCGGGCGTGGGAATGGTCAGCATGCCAGACGTCTCGTCCTCGTCGCTGACCGTGGGCGCGTACTCCCCGTTGAAGGAGACGGGCGCCCAGGTCCACGCCGTCGCGGGGCTCGTGTCCAGGCCGTAGCCCAGCTCCGCGACCACGTGGGGGTAGCCATCGTTTCCAGCCGTGTTCCGGTCCGTCACGCTCGCGGCCTTGAACCGGCTGGAGACGGCCACCGACGTACCCGCCTGGGCGGGCGGAATCGTCTTCGGGCTCTGGATGTAGCAGAGGCTCACGACCGGGCTGGCCGTCATGCCACACGTGGTGTTGGCGGCCTCGGGCGTGCCGAAGTCCCCTCCCGTGAGCGCATCCGTCGAGTCACACCAGTACCAGGGCAGGGCCGAGGCGCGCGTCCCCTGGATGAGCGAGGAGAGATTCATCGACTTGCCCGTGCTCTGGGGGAAGGACGGCGTGTAGCGGAACTCCGTCACCGTGCTGGCGCCATTGGCGACGCTCAACGACCCCGAGCCCTCCAGGGCGATCGCGCTGGGGTACTGGTAGCTGGCGGAGACGCCACCATTGGAGGCCCGATCCTTGTTCTGGGCCAGGACGAAGTGGCCCTTGCGGCCCACCACCAGCGGAACGCTCCCCTCGCCCACCTGGAACGAGCGCACGGCGTCCGAGCTGTTCTTGTACGTCACCGTGAGGCCGTTGAGGTTGAGCAGGCCGTCCGTGGCGTTGGTCAGCTCGAAGTACTCGGTCGTCCCGCTCGAGGGCGAGTGCATCACCTCGGAGACGAGCAACTGGTTGGCAATGGGACGCGTGGCCGTGTCGCACTGGCCGCTGAAGCAGACGGCGTTGGTGCCCGTGCACGCGGTGGTCGTCCCCGTCTGCTTGCAGGTGGCGGTGCCATTCTCGTCGACACAGGCCACCGTGTAGGTGGTCCGCGAGACCCCATCCGCCGCGCAGACGGGAGCATCCGGAGTGCAGGTCACGCCCGCGCACACGTCCTCGGGCGTGGTCGTGTCCACGAGGGACAGACTGGAGTTGCCGACGTCATCCTTCACCTTCAGCCCGAAGTAGTAGTGGGTGCCGCGAGTCAGGCCGGTGGCGCGCGCCGACTCCGCGCTGCCCGGGGCCTTGGGCACGCCCACGCTCACCGGCGTGGCGCCCTCGAACGACGCCTCGGTGATGGGGCTCAGGGAGTAGCGCAGCTCGTAGCTGGAGGCGATACCCAGCGTCCCGTCATCGCCCACGGCCGTCCAGGCCAGGGTCACCGCGTTGGCCGTAAGCTCGGCCACCGTGAGCGACACGGCGCTCGGCGCGACGTCATCCACGATGGTGAACTTGCCGCTGGTGGCGCTGTCCAGCGTGCCCGCCATGGCGACGAGCCAGAAATCCGTGCCCTGCTGGTCCACGCTCAACGTGGAGAAGGTGGCGAGTCCCGCCACGGGCTTCACGGTCACGGTGCCCAGGAGCTCGGCCGCGTTGTTGCCGCCCACCAGGCCCAACGTGATGTCGGGCGAGTCCACGGAGAGCACGTTGCCGAACGTGTCGGTGATGGCCACGGTCACCGCGGGCATCACCTCGCGAACCTTGACGCTGGAGGGCTGCGCGCGGAACACCAGCATCGCGGGCGTCCCCGTGCTGTCGATGTCGAAGGAATCGCTCGAAGCGGAGTCCAGCCCCTCGGCGGAGGCCGTCAGCACGTAGCCGGTACCCGCCTCGGTGATGGAGAGGCCCGGGAAGGACGCCACGCCATCCACGGGGTCCGCGGACGTGGTCCCCGCCAGCGTGCCCTTGTTGAGGGCGAGCGTCACCCGCGGGGCGGAGACGGAGAGCGGGTTGCCGGAAGCATCCGTCACGGCCACCCGCACCTCGAAGGTCTCACCAGCGCGACGGTTGGAGGGCGGCTGGGTGAAGACGAGCTTCGCGGCGGCGACCGGCGCGGGCAGCACCTCGAAGGGGGAGCTCGTCGCCGACGCCAGGCCGGCGGCGCTCGCCACCAGGGTGTAGCCCGCAGCGGCCTTCTCGAGCACCAACGTGGAGAAGCGCGCCACGCCATTGACCGCCGCCACGGACACCGTCCCCTTCAGCTCGGCCGAGGGAGAGCCCTCGCCGAGCGCCACCGTCACCGTGTCGCTGGCGTCCGTCACCGTCTGGCCGCTCGCGTCCTGGATGGTGACCTCGAAGGTGCCCAGCGGCTCGCCCGCCGTACCGGACGAGGGCGCCGCGGTGAAGACGAGATGGGGGGCAGCCAGGGAGACGAACTCGACGGTGGGCCGCGTGGCCAGCGTCACCGGGCCCTCTTCCGCCTCCACCGTGGCCGTCACCGTCTTCGTGCCCGCGACAGTGGACACGAGCGTCGCGACCGCCACGCCCTGCGCATCCGTGGGGCCCGACGCCTGCTGAAGCGTGTTGCCCTCATCCGAGGCCTCCACCGTCACCGAGCGGCCCTCCAGCGGGGTGCCCTCCGCCGTGCGCACCGTCACCCGGATCTCCACGGTGTCCTGGCCGTTGGCGCGCACGCCCTGGGCCGGGTTCACCTCCACCGACGAGCGCTCCGCGTCCGGCACCTCCCGCACTGGCGGAGGAGGCGGGTTCGGCCGATCACGACATGCCGATCCACCAAGGGACAGACCGAGCAACAACGCACTCCACGCGACCAGCCGCGCGAGCGAGGGGGGGGCATGCTTCATGAAGCAACTCCAGGCTGAAGAGGGAACGCAGCCCGCCAGCCAGGAGGCTTCGCGGGCACACAACCCTCTTATCAGATGCTCCCTGCCTGGAAAAACACAGCCCAGGAAGAACGCCTGCTTCCTCCCAGAACGTCACATGCCGTTCACAGACCCAGGGCCTTGAGCATCAACCCCGAGCCGAGCAGGGACTGGCCTCCGTCGCACACCAGCAGTGAACCGGTGATGTACGAAGCGGCGTCGGAGGCCAGGAAAAGCGCGACTTGCGCGATGTCCTGCTTCGTTCCGAGGCGACCCAGGGGCAGGGCCTCGAGGAGCTTGCCGCGCGAATCATCACCCGGAGCGAGGCGGCGCATACCCTCGGTGTCATCGATGGGCCCGGGAGTGATGGAGTTGACGCGGATGCCCAGGCCCCCCCACTCGATGGCGAGGGTGCGGGTGAGCATGTCCACGCCGGCCTTGGCGGCGCACACGTGGGCCTGCATGGCCATGGGCAGGTAGGCCTGGGGGGCGGAGATGTTGAGCACGGACGCGCCCGGCTTGCGCAGGTGCTCGAAGGCGGCGCGGCAGGTGTTGAAGGTGCCGAGCACGTCGATCTCCAGCACCGACTTGAACGCATTGGAGGACATGCCGACCGCGGGGGCGGGGAAGTTGCCCGCCGCGCCGCACACGAGGATGTCGAGTTCCCCATGCGCGTCGCGCGCCGTCCGGAGGGCCTTCTCCAGGGCGTCGTACTGGCGCACGTCGGCGGCCACGCCCAGGGCGGTGCCATGCGCCTGGAGCCCCTTCACGGCTGCCTCCAACTTCTCCACGTTGCGGCCGTTGATGGCGACCTTCGCGCCCGCCTTCACGAGGGCCTCGGCGATGCCGAGGTTGATGCCGCTGCTGCCCCCCGTGATGAACGCCGACTTGCCCGCCAGCAATCCATCCCGGAACACACCCTGTGCCATGTCACTCCCCTTCTCTTGACCGCGTTGACGCCCGGACCCGAGCGCTCAGCCGAACTCGACGACCTTCATACCGAAGAGCCGTTCCACGGACTGGATGAGCTCGTCGCTCACCTGCACCTTGAGTGGCAGGTTGGCGATGAGCGCCTCGGCCTCGTTGGAGAACAGCAGGCTCACCGCCAGGGGCGTGGCGCCCTCGTACTTCTTGACGAGCTGCGCGAGCTTCGTGAGCCGCTCGTCGGTGGCGAGATCCGCCGGCAGCCGCAGCTCCAGGCGCTTGGTGCGCTTCTCCCGCACCGCCTTGAGGCTCTGGATGTCCTCCACGATGAGCTCCGCCACCGGCGTGTCCTCGTCGCGCTGGTTGATCTGCACCGTGCCCGTCACGAGGATGGGATCATCGCTCTTGAGCAGGGTCTCCCAGTGCTCGAAGCCGGGCTTGGGCCCCGACTTCGTCCACTTGCCGTCCTTGCCCATGACGTTGCGCGTGCCGTCCTTGCCCGGGAAGCACACCAGCTCCAGCGAGCCGGACAGGTCCTCCAGCGTCACCCACGCCATGCGCTTGCCCGTCTTGGTGGGCCGCTCGCGCAGCGCCGCCACCACGCCCGCGATGGTGAGCTTCTCGTCCTTGCGCGCGCGTTGCACCGCGGTGATGGGCCGCGCGTAGCGCTTGAGCTCCTTGTCGTAGGCATGCAGCGGGTGGCCCGACACGTAGAAGCCGATGGCCTCCTTCTCCAGCGCCAGGCGCTCCTTCTCCGACCACTCTTCCACCTGCACGTAGTCGTTCTTCAGGTCCGCCCCACCCGACGCGCCCCCGCCCAGCATCCCGAAGAGCGAACTCTGCCCCGCCGCCTTGTCCTTCTGGCTGCTCGAGCCGCGGCTCATCGCGCGCTCGATGCTCTCGAAGATCTGCCGGCGCGGGCGCTTCTCGAAGTCGAAGGACCCCGCCTTCACCAGCGCCTCGAGCACCTTGCGGTTCACCTTGCGCGAGTCCACGCGCTCGCAGAAGTCGAACAGGCTCTTGAAGGACCCTTCCTTGCGTGCCTCGACGATGGACTCGATGGCGCCCTCGCCCACGCCCTTGATGGCGCCCAGGCCGAAGCGGATCTTCCCCTCCACCGCGCCGAACGCCATGTCCGACTGGTTCACATCCGGCGGCAGCACCTGCACGCCCGACTGGCGCGCCTCGCCGATGTGCAGCACCACCTTGTCCGTGTTTTCCTTCTCGCTCGTGAGCAGCGCCGCCATGAACTCGACGCGGTAGTGCGCCTTGAGCCACGCGGTGTGCAGGGTGACGAGTCCGTAGGCCGCCGAGTGGCTCTTGTTGAAGCCGTACTCGGCGAACTTCTCCATCAGGTCGAAGATCTCCCCCGCGACCTTCAGGTCCACGTTGTTGTTCTTGCAGCCCTCGAGGAAGCCGGCGCGCTCGGCCTGCATGACCTCGGCCTTCTTCTTGCCCATGGCGCGGCGA
Above is a window of Cystobacter fuscus DNA encoding:
- a CDS encoding lamin tail domain-containing protein; the protein is MKHAPPSLARLVAWSALLLGLSLGGSACRDRPNPPPPPVREVPDAERSSVEVNPAQGVRANGQDTVEIRVTVRTAEGTPLEGRSVTVEASDEGNTLQQASGPTDAQGVAVATLVSTVAGTKTVTATVEAEEGPVTLATRPTVEFVSLAAPHLVFTAAPSSGTAGEPLGTFEVTIQDASGQTVTDASDTVTVALGEGSPSAELKGTVSVAAVNGVARFSTLVLEKAAAGYTLVASAAGLASATSSPFEVLPAPVAAAKLVFTQPPSNRRAGETFEVRVAVTDASGNPLSVSAPRVTLALNKGTLAGTTSADPVDGVASFPGLSITEAGTGYVLTASAEGLDSASSDSFDIDSTGTPAMLVFRAQPSSVKVREVMPAVTVAITDTFGNVLSVDSPDITLGLVGGNNAAELLGTVTVKPVAGLATFSTLSVDQQGTDFWLVAMAGTLDSATSGKFTIVDDVAPSAVSLTVAELTANAVTLAWTAVGDDGTLGIASSYELRYSLSPITEASFEGATPVSVGVPKAPGSAESARATGLTRGTHYYFGLKVKDDVGNSSLSLVDTTTPEDVCAGVTCTPDAPVCAADGVSRTTYTVACVDENGTATCKQTGTTTACTGTNAVCFSGQCDTATRPIANQLLVSEVMHSPSSGTTEYFELTNATDGLLNLNGLTVTYKNSSDAVRSFQVGEGSVPLVVGRKGHFVLAQNKDRASNGGVSASYQYPSAIALEGSGSLSVANGASTVTEFRYTPSFPQSTGKSMNLSSLIQGTRASALPWYWCDSTDALTGGDFGTPEAANTTCGMTASPVVSLCYIQSPKTIPPAQAGTSVAVSSRFKAASVTDRNTAGNDGYPHVVAELGYGLDTSPATAWTWAPVSFNGEYAPTVSDEDETSGMLTIPTPGSYKYGFRYSFKDPVTGALSAPVYCGQSDISDPTNGVFGTVTITEAPSADHVVISEFASKNFVAGSTTVNHDDEFIELYNPTNVAVPITGWKIQYKSASAGSSFNDLQGLTFTTGSIPAKGFYLVAQKTSFIGPTPDATYTALTAHGGASLRILDASGNVVDKLAWGTGAALDPEGTAAPAIANTVAGSSYERKAVSSSTADTMSGGSDALRGNGYDSGNNVADFVVRATRNPQNSSSAPESP
- a CDS encoding glycogen/starch/alpha-glucan phosphorylase, with amino-acid sequence MSNASPILTPTTPASPDTAQESSRTGLDPHSVHRGFLEHVRYSRGKNPENATAHDHFMALALAVRDRLANRWVRTARTYYEQDVKRAYYLSAEYLLGRALGNNLLNIGMYEAAEQAMREVGVDLGALVEMEPDAGLGNGGLGRLAACFLDSLATLGYPGMGYGIRYEFGIFTQDIIDGYQVERADEWLKFGNPWEIVRPEKAVPVRFYGHVEHFHGTDGKPVARWVGGKTVIGVPYDTPIAGYGNNTVNTLRLWQARASEEFDLKLFNAGDYERSVVEKNDSEVISKVLYPNDAFQAGKELRLKQQYFFVACSIADIVRRYLKNHSDFRDFPKKVAIQLNDTHPAIGVAELMRVLVDEKRLGWEEAAAITQATFGYTNHTLLAEAMEKWPASLFERLLPRHLEIIYEINQRFLRQVQIRYPFDTERIRRMSLVEEGAEKKIRMAHLAVVGSHSINGVAELHTNLLRRDVLPEFAEMFPERFNNKTNGVTPRRWMLWSNPRLARLITSRIGEGWVTDLDQLRKLEPLADDAAFRQAFAEVKRQNKVDLSRHLQGLCGVDLNPDAIFDVQIKRLHEYKRQLLDAVHIVSLWMKARRDPSTIIAPRVFLFGAKAAPGYVQAKLIIRLINGIAEVVNSDAGTTGLQVLFIPNYRVSLAERIIPAADVSEQISTAGWEASGTGNMKFMLNGALTLGTLDGANVEIRQAVGDDNFFLFGLTADEVIARKRAGYRPREEYERNVELREALDLIGSGFFSPEDKNLFRPLVDSLLEEDRYLVLADFASYAARQQEVARAYKDTERWTRMAIHNVAHGGIFSSDRTIKQYAEEIWQVKRIDVKP
- a CDS encoding SDR family oxidoreductase, coding for MAQGVFRDGLLAGKSAFITGGSSGINLGIAEALVKAGAKVAINGRNVEKLEAAVKGLQAHGTALGVAADVRQYDALEKALRTARDAHGELDILVCGAAGNFPAPAVGMSSNAFKSVLEIDVLGTFNTCRAAFEHLRKPGASVLNISAPQAYLPMAMQAHVCAAKAGVDMLTRTLAIEWGGLGIRVNSITPGPIDDTEGMRRLAPGDDSRGKLLEALPLGRLGTKQDIAQVALFLASDAASYITGSLLVCDGGQSLLGSGLMLKALGL